In the Carassius auratus strain Wakin unplaced genomic scaffold, ASM336829v1 scaf_tig00214938, whole genome shotgun sequence genome, TACATTTGTACAGTAATTATATTGTGAGTAAAGTACAATGCAGTTCTGTGTGAGGGgcacagtaaaattaaaatgaacatttgctgacaTTCCCTTCCctcttaaatgttttcttttcagaGACATGTGCATGTCATTAAGttacataaataaacagataTTTAAAAAGCTGCCTATTGAAATGGGTGACTTTCAGTCGGCTTTGTTTTGTCGTGCATTCAGATTGATTCTTATACGCTTAATTCCTCAATAAAAAGTCAATCGTTATGACTTGTGTCACAACAGAAATGAAATCACAAAGACGTTATTCTCACAGTCAGCTAAACAGCTCTTGTCACTTAACTAACAACAAAATCTGCATTAAAATATGGGTTAAAAATTTCTTACAGTGCATAAAGTGGACACTCAAATTAGTTTGTGATTATGCAGTGTTGTTTTGTACATCTGGTTATCTACACAATTCTTCTGAATGCCTCAAATGAACCTTTTTTTCCATTGCCATTTCACATTTCAATGGATTATGTATTTACATCCCGAAGACAACCAAACCTATATGTGCAAGTTGTAGATAATAATGCTGTGAAATATCTGTACTGCACATTAGCtgcaatttaatgataaataCATACAACCAACAATTATTTCACTGAAGTACAGTAACATTTTCCAGTCAGAGGTCACACCTAGAACAAATTAATCTCCATCCTGGTTTAGTCGAACCTGGAGACCACCGGGTGCACATTCACTGGGGAGTGTTGGGCCAGGACATTATCCCAGGGTGGGGTGAAGAAGAAACAGAGCAAAAGGATGCATTTAAAATCTTCTTGCACCTGGAATTTTCTCTAGGACCTCCTGTCACCATTTTTAGTCTTGAAAACAACTAGGACCACCATAACAGGGATTAGGCATATGGGGGTCATGACAAGGGCCAGGATGATGCTGGGAGGGGGGTCCTTCAGTGCCTCTGAGGGGCATTCTTGAAAATAGGTGGTGTGGATATCCACAAATATTTGTTCAACAAGCTGATTCGGCCAGGGAATCAGCAGACAGTCAGCAACAGACTCCGTACACACAGTGAAATTGTTGTATGCACTGCCAGAGAGACATATGGAGAAAGAGAGTCACCAATTGCTATCAATACAGTATTATATAGTATTTGATAATGAATCCTTAGAatgtacctttttattttttccaggGAACACCAGTCGATACTGTTCATGGACATCATAGCAAcatgaaaattattttgacaCAAAACCACCAGCACTTCATAGCATTCTTGAGTTCTCAAGGAATAGTCCACACaaattgtacagtatgtgtcacagGTGCTCATGTTAGCACAGCCTAGGatgtaaacaaaatgaaataatgaacTTTGATATAAGTCAATACGAATAATCCTGTTATGCATAAtggagtgtatatatatatatatatatatatatatatatatatatatatatatatatatatatatatatatatatattttttttttttttttttttgcctttttttgcctttttttgtgTCACAGTCAAGCAGTTACCAACAGTAATTATATTAGCTTAGCTCATTAACTTACCAAATGTTCCTCCATCTCCATAGCCAGGCTCTAAAAAATAtaagtactgtaaataaatacatacataaaatatacacatgtaaatgTATACAGAATATGCATATAATATGTCCAAACATTCAGCAATGAGACCCACTGGCTTCggttgataaaaataataacaattacaataaatataaccAAATATAAAAAGGTCAAACATTTATAAGATATATTCTTCATCTTATTAGATCGTTTGTGATGTTGGTAATCTTCATTCTTGAAAGCACAGATCTGGCATGCACTGTAGGCTTCAGTGTCTAATGCAGTTTAAATGAAAGCTGAAGTTGTCTACCGACGCACACACATCAACTTACCACagagaacagacagaaagacgCCAAAGAAGCTGAACGATACCCTCATATCAGAGCAAACGAGCGCTGGCGAGCTGATCTCAACCCAGCGCTGAATGTTCCTGAACTTTTGCACCGAAGAACGTTAGGCATAACAGGAAACGCGACGGGTGGAAGCGTGATGCGCCGTCACCACACGAGGAATCACGGTTACCAGATGTTCAGAAAGCTGCTGACCGAGAACGCTTTAATTTTCCCACGTAATAGtgctccacctctctctctctctctctctctctctctctctctctctctctctctctctctctctgtcttcaacagaaaaaagcacaataaaaaactaaagttGTTTAATAACTTTTCACAGATTTTTAGACGCGCCATAAAGTCAGTCCATTAATTTGTCATAACTTAGGctaaatattaaacaaacatgtgtatttacaaaaagtgtatgAGATTAATTAAAGTATTCAGCTACGCTTAAGTAATTCACTTCGTTCAGGAATCGGacca is a window encoding:
- the LOC113093276 gene encoding receptor activity-modifying protein 1-like, with translation MAHIYISASKPVGTLLFWVCLCLMVSTLQTLVPNEQRQTVRQIASTMPTEVQTTTYTKAEPGYGDGGTFGCANMSTCDTYCTICVDYSLRTQECYEVLVVLCQNNFHVAMMSMNSIDWCSLEKIKSAYNNFTVCTESVADCLLIPWPNQLVEQIFVDIHTTYFQECPSEALKDPPPSIILALVMTPICLIPVMVVLVVFKTKNGDRRS